In Bacillus methanolicus, the following proteins share a genomic window:
- a CDS encoding protein kinase domain-containing protein, producing the protein MMNNSLKNRFKVVPGTVIEGKWHRNRYTIVKELGYGANGIVFLAKAGNKHVALKLSDNGMSIISEGNVLKSFAKVQGSALGPSLLDVDDWETNSGKISFYAMEYIHGPDLLTFIKTKGKAWTSILILQLLSDLEQLHKNGWVFGDLKPDNLIVTGPPPKIRCIDVGGTTVQGRAIKEFTEFYDRGYWGLGTRKADPQYDLFAVGMIFMNIAYPKRFTKQTGGLQQLKAAIRQQQELHKYEDIILKALKGHYLTAEEMRNELLRVVGAGRPKRDDQQPVFASGRRRFLQQNSRRAMKKQKKRGSFFETLLIVFVISLLYIIYIYGQIF; encoded by the coding sequence ATGATGAACAATTCTTTGAAGAATCGATTTAAAGTAGTTCCAGGTACGGTCATTGAAGGAAAATGGCACAGAAATCGATATACGATTGTGAAAGAATTGGGATATGGCGCTAATGGGATTGTTTTTTTAGCAAAAGCCGGTAATAAACATGTAGCTTTAAAGTTGAGTGACAATGGAATGTCGATCATATCCGAGGGGAATGTGTTAAAATCTTTTGCAAAGGTCCAGGGATCTGCCCTTGGACCTTCTTTACTGGATGTCGATGATTGGGAAACAAACAGCGGAAAAATCTCTTTTTATGCAATGGAATATATTCATGGGCCTGATTTGCTTACGTTCATTAAAACGAAAGGGAAAGCGTGGACAAGCATTTTAATTCTTCAGCTTCTGTCTGATCTGGAGCAATTGCATAAAAACGGATGGGTGTTTGGAGATTTGAAACCGGATAATCTTATTGTCACTGGGCCGCCTCCGAAAATTCGCTGCATTGATGTTGGAGGAACAACGGTTCAAGGAAGGGCCATTAAAGAGTTTACCGAATTTTATGACAGAGGGTATTGGGGTCTTGGTACAAGAAAAGCAGATCCTCAATATGATTTATTTGCGGTGGGCATGATTTTCATGAATATTGCTTATCCTAAACGGTTCACGAAACAAACTGGAGGTCTTCAACAGCTTAAGGCTGCAATTCGGCAGCAACAAGAATTGCATAAATATGAAGACATCATTTTAAAAGCGCTTAAAGGACATTATTTAACTGCAGAGGAAATGCGTAATGAATTGTTAAGGGTGGTTGGAGCCGGTAGGCCAAAGCGTGATGATCAGCAGCCGGTATTTGCTTCCGGCCGACGGCGTTTTCTGCAACAAAACAGCAGGCGTGCCATGAAAAAGCAAAAAAAACGAGGCAGCTTTTTTGAAACGCTTCTGATCGTCTTTGTTATTTCACTGCTTTACATTATATATATATATGGGCAAATTTTTTAA
- the tilS gene encoding tRNA lysidine(34) synthetase TilS, producing MLEQKVEAFLKRNNMNLDNKDILVGVSGGPDSLALLHYLWSLKEERNLQIVAGHVDHMFRGNESYEDALFVKDFCEKRGIPFEMARINVPEYIERSGKSPQAAARDCRYNFFKKIMKKHGLRFLALGHHGDDQIETILMRLTRGSSGTARAGISFQRPFHDGMIIRPFLGISRKDIEKYCKRHRLEPRLDPSNNKNIYVRNRFRHHVLPFLQSENPQVHEHFQRFSEDLERDEKYLQELTVEKMNTVIINKEQDRVTIDIPAFRLLPMPLQRRGIQLILYYLYKDIPASLSAVHIDHVFSLLSSSHPSGTLDFPNNLTILRSYNQCHFQFGIGQRKPFRFEIAEPGTVLLPNGRKITMEYTDKAFIDTDLNSFVFNAKEVPLPLIIRSRKNGDRMTIKGMKGSKKIKDIFIDCKIPLLERDEWPVVTDQNGTILWLPGLKKSNFILNENENSIYIKLTYTNQ from the coding sequence ATGTTAGAACAAAAAGTTGAAGCCTTTCTTAAGCGAAACAATATGAATCTTGATAATAAAGATATATTAGTGGGAGTCTCAGGGGGGCCGGATTCGCTGGCGCTTCTCCATTATTTATGGAGTCTTAAAGAAGAACGGAACCTTCAAATTGTAGCGGGGCACGTTGATCATATGTTTCGGGGAAATGAATCGTACGAAGATGCATTGTTTGTAAAGGATTTTTGCGAAAAGAGGGGGATCCCTTTTGAAATGGCCAGAATAAATGTACCAGAGTATATTGAAAGATCAGGAAAAAGCCCTCAGGCCGCCGCACGTGACTGCCGCTACAATTTCTTTAAAAAGATAATGAAAAAACATGGCCTTCGATTTTTAGCTCTTGGCCACCACGGGGATGATCAGATTGAAACCATCTTAATGAGGCTGACAAGGGGCAGCTCCGGAACTGCAAGAGCCGGTATCTCCTTCCAAAGACCTTTTCATGATGGCATGATTATTCGCCCATTTCTCGGAATAAGCCGGAAGGACATCGAAAAGTATTGCAAGCGGCATCGTTTGGAGCCGAGATTGGATCCGAGCAATAATAAAAACATTTATGTCAGAAATCGGTTCCGTCATCACGTGCTCCCATTTTTGCAATCGGAAAATCCGCAAGTACACGAGCATTTTCAGCGTTTTAGCGAGGATTTGGAGCGCGATGAAAAGTATTTACAGGAATTAACTGTCGAAAAAATGAATACAGTAATCATTAATAAAGAACAAGACCGGGTGACGATCGATATTCCTGCATTCCGGTTATTGCCGATGCCTTTACAAAGGAGAGGGATTCAACTAATATTATACTATCTTTATAAGGATATACCTGCTTCTCTTTCCGCGGTACATATTGATCATGTATTTTCTTTATTAAGCAGTTCTCATCCTTCCGGAACGCTTGATTTCCCAAATAATCTAACCATTTTGCGATCTTATAATCAATGCCATTTTCAATTTGGGATAGGCCAAAGGAAACCTTTTCGGTTTGAGATTGCCGAACCCGGTACAGTATTACTTCCTAATGGCCGGAAAATTACAATGGAATATACCGACAAAGCATTTATTGATACAGACTTAAATAGTTTCGTTTTTAATGCAAAAGAAGTTCCGCTTCCATTAATTATAAGATCGAGGAAAAACGGCGACAGAATGACGATAAAGGGTATGAAGGGATCAAAAAAGATAAAAGATATTTTTATTGACTGTAAAATTCCTTTGCTGGAAAGAGATGAGTGGCCGGTAGTGACAGATCAAAACGGTACAATTCTTTGGCTTCCTGGCCTGAAAAAGTCCAATTTTATTTTAAACGAAAATGAAAACAGCATTTACATTAAATTAACATACACAAATCAATGA